A region from the Tigriopus californicus strain San Diego chromosome 9, Tcal_SD_v2.1, whole genome shotgun sequence genome encodes:
- the LOC131886200 gene encoding pre-mRNA-processing-splicing factor 8-like (The sequence of the model RefSeq protein was modified relative to this genomic sequence to represent the inferred CDS: added 180 bases not found in genome assembly) — MATIANQAICGKAQVRIRWYVPSKEDMPPEHIRKIIRDHGDMSSRKYRHDKRVYLGALKYIPHAVLKLLENMPMPWEQIRDVSVLYHITGAISFVNEIPWVIEPVYLAQWGSMWIMMRREKRDRRHFKRMRFPPFDDEEPPLDYADNVLDVEPLEAIQIEMDDEEDKAISEWFYDHKPLVDSVHVNGTTYRKWNLALPQMACLYRMANQLLTDLVDDNYFYLFDLKSFFTAKALNIAIPGGPKYEPLVKDAAVFDDDWNEFNDINKIIIRQPIRTEYRIAFPYLYNNMPQYVHLSWYHTPNVVYIKTEDPDLPAFYFDPLINPISHRHAVNSTQNDYLPDDDEEFELGEEVQPFLQDCPLYSDNTANGISLLWAPRPFHMRSGRTRRALDVPLVKTWYREHCPAGQPVKVRVSYQKLLKYYVLNALHHRPPKPQKKRYLFRSFKATKFFQSTSLDWVEVGLQVCRQGYNMLNLLIHRKNLNYLHLDYNFNLKPVKTLTTKERKKSRFGNAFHLCREILRLTKLIVDSHVQYRLNNVDAFQLADGLQYIFAHVGQLTGMYRYKYKLMKQIRMCKDLKHVIYYRFNTGPVGKGPGCGFWAPGWRVWLFFMRGVTPLLERWLGNLLSRQFEGRHSKGVAKTVTKQRVESHFDLELRASVMHDILDMMPEGIKQNKARTILQHLSEAFRCWKANIPWKVPGLPTPIENMILRYVKMKADWWTNTAHYNRERIRRGATVDKTVCKKNLGRLTRLYLKAEQERQHNYLKDGPYISPEEAVAIYTTTVHWLESRRFAPIPFPPLSYKHDTKLLILALERLKEAYSVKSRLNQSQREELGLIEQAYDNPHEALSRIKRHLLTQRVFKEVGIEFMDLYSHLVPVYDVEPLEKITDAYLDQYLWYEADKRKLFPPWIKPADTEPPPLLVYKWCQGINNLQDVWETADGECNVMMECKMEKLYEKIDLTLLDRVLRLIVDHNIADYMTAKNNVVINYKDMNHSNSYGIIRGLQFSSFVVQYYGLINDLLILGLNRAAEMAGPPQMPNDFLTFQDVDTEISHPIRLYSRYVDKIHIYFRFSAEEARDLIQRYLTEHPDPNNENIVGYNNKKCWPRDARMRLMKHDVNLGRAVFWDIKNRLPRSVTTIEWESSFVSVYSKDNPNLLFSMSGFECRILPKIRTTHEEFNHRDGVWNLQNEVTKERTAQCFLRVDDDSMQKFHNRVRQILMASGSTTFTKIVNKWNTALIGLMTYFREAVVNTQELLDLLVKCENKIQTRIKIGLNSKMPSRFPPVVFYTPKELGGLGMLSMGHVLIPQSDLRWSKQTDVGITHFRSGMSHEEDQLIPNLYRYIQPWEAEFIDSQRVWAEYALKRQEAAAQNRRLTLEDLEDSWDRGIPRINTLFQKDRHTLAYDKGWRVRTEFKAYQVLKQNPFWWTHQRHDGKLWNLNNYRTDMIQALGGVEGILEHTLFKGTYFPTWEGLFWEKASGFEESMKYKKLTNAQRSGLNQIPNRRFTLWWSPTINRANVYVGFQVQLDLTGIFMHGKIPTLKISLIQIFRAHLWQKVHESVVMDLCQVFDQELDALEIETVQKETIHPRKSYKMNSSCADILLFAAYKWNVSRPSLLADSKDVMDSTTTTKFWLDVQLRWGDYDSHDVERYARAKFLDYTTDNMSIYPSPCGVLVGIDLAYNLHSAFGNWFPGSKPLIQQAMAKIMKANPALYVLRERIRKGLQLYSSEPTEPYLSSQNYGELFSNQIIWFVDDTNVYRVTIHKTFEGNLTTKPINGAIFIFNPRTGQLFLKIIHTSVWAGQKRLGQLAKWKTAEEVAALIRSLPVEEQPKQIIVTRKGMLDPLEVHLLDFPNIVIKGSELQLPFQACLKVEKFGDLILKATEPQMVLFNLYDDWLKNISSYTAFSRLILILRALHVNNDRTKILLKPDKTTITEPHHIWPSLSDDEWIKVEVALKDLILADYGKKNNVNVASLTQSEIRDIILGMEISAPSAQRQQIAEIEKQTKEQSQLTATTTRTVNKHGDEIITSTTSNYETQQFASKTEWRVRAISATNLHLRTNHIYVSSDDIKETGYTYILPKNILKKFVMISDLRTQISGYLYGISPPDNPQVKEIRCIVLPPQWGTHQTVHLPSMLPQHEYLKELEPLGWMHTQPNELPQLSPQDITTHAKVMSEHEEWDGEKTIVITCSFTPGSCSLTAYKLTPSGFEWGKQNTDKGNNPKGYLPSHYEKVQMLLSDRFLGFFMVPSQGSWNYNFMGVRHEASMKYELSLRNPKEFYHEVHRPSHFLNFASLEDEGADGNGADRDDLFA; from the exons ATTCCGCACGCCGTGCTGAAATTGCTGGAGAACATGCCTATGCCGTGGGAGCAGATCCGGGATGTGTCCGTGCTCTATCACATCACGGGGGCCATCTCCTTCGTCAACGAGATCCCTTGGGTTATTGAGCCCGTGTACTTAGCCCAGTGGGGCTCCATGTGGATCATGATGCGACGCGAGAAGCGGGACCGGCGACACTTCAAACGGATGCGATTCCCACCTTTCGATGATGAGGAGCCGCCCTTGGATTATGCGGACAACGTCCTGGACGTGGAGCCGCTTGAGGCCATTCAAATCGAGATGGACGACGAGGAAGACAAGGCCATCAGTGAGTGGTTTTACGATCACAAGCCTCTGGTGGACTCGGTCCACGTGAATGGTACCACCTATCGCAAGTGGAATCTGGCTCTGCCCCAGATGGCCTGCTTGTACCGCATGGCCAATCAATTGCTGACGGATCTGGTGGATGATAACTATTTCTATCTCTTTGATCTGAAGTCGTTCTTCACAGCCAAGGCCTTGAATATCGCCATTCCGGGCGGACCCAAGTACGAACCGCTGGTCAAAGATGCGGCTGTATTTGATGACGATTGGAATGAGTTCAACGACATCAACAAAATCATCATACGGCAACCAATTCGAACCGAGTATCGGATTGCCTTTCCCTACTTGTACAACAACATGCCGCAATACGTTCATCTGTCCTGGTATCACACTCCCAATGTCGTGTACATCAAGACCGAAGATCCTGACTTGCCGGCCTTCTATTTCGATCCTCTGATCAATCCGATTTCCCATCGCCACGCAGTCAATTCCACCCAAAATGACTACCTGcctgacgatgatgaagaattCGAGCTAGGCGAAGAAGTTCAGCCTTTCTTGCAAGATTGTCCGCTCTACAGTGACAACACGGCCAATGGGATCTCGTTGCTTTGGGCTCCAAGGCCGTTTCACATGCGATCTGGCCGCACACGGCGGGCTTTGGACGTTCCATTGGTCAAAACCTGGTACAGGGAACATTGTCCCGCTGGACAACCCGTGAAAGTTCGTGTGAGCTATCAAAAACTCTTGAAGTACTACGTTCTGAACGCCCTTCACCATCGCCCACCCAAGCCACAGAAGAAACGGTACTTGTTCCGATCGTTCAAGGCTACCAAGTTCTTCCAGTCCACAAGTTTGGATTGGGTGGAAGTGGGTCTTCAAGTGTGTCGACAGGGATACAACATGTTGAACCTCCTCATTCATCGGAAGAACTTGAACTACCTTCATTTGGATtacaacttcaatttgaagccGGTTAAGACTCTGACcaccaaagagagaaagaagtcGCGTTTCGGAAACGCCTTTCACCTGTGTCGTGAGATCTTGCGCTTGACCAAACTCATCGTGGATTCTCATGTTCAGTATCGTTTGAACAACGTGGATGCCTTTCAATTGGCAGACGGTCTCCAGTACATCTTTGCTCACGTGGGTCAATTGACCGGAATGTACCGCTACAAATACAAACTCATGAAACAGATTCGAATGTGCAAGGATCTCAAGCATGTCATCTACTACAGATTCAACACG GGACCGGTGGGAAAAGGTCCTGGATGTGGCTTCTGGGCCCCGGGATGGCGAGTGTGGCTCTTTTTCATGCGAGGTGTCACACCCCTTTTGGAGCGTTGGTTGGGAAACCTCCTCTCCCGTCAGTTCGAGGGTCGTCATTCGAAGGGCGTGGCCAAGACGGTCACCAAGCAGAGGGTTGAGTCCCATTTCGACTTGGAGTTGCGAGCTTCAGTCATGCACGACATTTTGGACATGATGCCCGAAGGAATCAAGCAGAACAAGGCTCGAACCATTCTTCAGCATCTCTCCGAGGCTTTCCGTTGCTGGAAGGCCAACATCCCGTGGAAAGTGCCCGGTCTTCCCACTCCCATTGAGAACATGATTTTGCGGTACGTCAAAATGAAAGCTGACTGGTGGACCAACACTGCTCATTACAATCGTGAGCGAATCCGTCGAGGAGCCACCGTGGACAAGACCGTGTGCAAAAAGAACTTGGGACGACTCACTCGTCTCTACTTGAAAGCTGAGCAAGAACGTCAACACAACTATTTGAAAGACGGACCCTACATATCGCCCGAAGAAGCCGTTGCCATTTATACCACCACGGTTCATTGGCTCGAGTCCAGAAGATTTGCACCCATCCCTTTCCCTCCCCTATCCTACAAGCACGACACAAAGTTGCTCATCTTGGCCTTGGAAAGATTGAAGGAGGCCTATTCGGTCAAATCCCGACTTAATCAGAGCCAGCGAGAGGAGCTAGGTCTCATCGAACAGGCCTACGATAATCCTCACGAAGCGTTATCCAGAATCAAACGTCACTTGCTTACCCAACGTGTGTTTAAGGAAGTGGGCATCGAGTTCATGGATCTCTATTCCCATTTGGTGCCCGTGTATGATGTGGAGCCCCTTGAGAAGATTACTGACGCCTATTTGGATCAATATCTGTGGTACGAGGCCGACAAGCGGAAACTCTTTCCGCCCTGGATCAAGCCTGCCGACACGGAGCCGCCTCCGCTTCTGGTCTACAAATGGTGTCAAGGCATCAACAACCTCCAAGACGTGTGGGAAACCGCCGATGGTGAATGCAACGTCATGATGGAATGCAAGATGGAGAAGCTCTACGAGAAGATCGATTTGACCCTTCTGGATCGAGTCCTTCGATTGATTGTGGATCACAACATTGCCGATTACATGACGGCCAAGAACAACGTGGTGATCAACTACAAAGACATGAACCATTCTAATTCATACGGAATCATTCGAGGACTTCAGTTCTCTTCTTTTGTGGTCCAATACTACGGATTGATCAATGATCTCCTCATTCTGGGCTTGAACAGAGCCGCTGAAATGGCTGGACCACCTCAAATGCCCAATGATTTCTTGACCTTCCAAGACGTGGACACGGAGATTTCACATCCAATCCGGCTCTATTCCCGCTATGTCGACAAGATTCATATCTACTTCCGATTCTCCGCCGAGGAAGCTCGTGATTTGATTCAACGATATCTCACCGAACACCCCGATCCAAATAATGAGAATATTGTGGGCTATAACAACAAGAAATGCTGGCCCCGAGATGCTCGAATGCGCCTCATGAAGCACGATGTCAATTTGGGACGAGCCGTTTTCTGGGATATCAAGAACCGCCTCCCTCGCTCCGTGACTACCATCGAATGGGAGTCCAGCTTTGTGTCGGTTTATTCGAAGGATAATCCCAACCTCTTGTTCTCAATGAGCGGTTTCGAGTGCCGAATCTTGCCCAAGATCCGAACCACCCATGAGGAATTCAACCACCGAGACGGGGTCTGGAATTTGCAGAACGAAGTCACCAAGGAGAGAACGGCTCAATGTTTTCTCCGAGTTGATGATGACTCAATGCAGAAGTTCCACAATCGTGTGAGACAGATTCTAATGGCCTCAGGATCCACCACATTCACCAAGATCGTGAACAAATGGAACACCGCTCTAATTGGTCTGATGACCTACTTTCGCGAAGCAGTAGTGAATACCCAAGAATTGCTCGACTTATTGGTCAAATGCGAGAATAAGATCCAGACGCGCATCAAGATTGGTCTGAACTCGAAAATGCCCTCGCGATTCCCACCTGTGGTTTTTTACACCCCCAAAGAGTTGGGTGGCCTGGGCATGTTGTCCATGGGCCATGTTCTCATTCCACAGTCGGATTTGAGGTGGTCCAAGCAGACCGATGTGGGCATCACCCATTTCAGATCGGGCATGAGCCATGAAGAGGATCAGCTCATTCCCAACTTGTACCGATATATTCAACCTTGGGAAGCAGAGTTCATCGACTCACAGCGCGTGTGGGCGGAATACGCGCTAAAACGGCAAGAAGCCGCGGCTCAAAATCGCAGATTGACCCTGGAGGATTTGGAAGACTCTTGGGATCGTGGTATACCCCGAATCAACACGCTCTTCCAAAAGGACCGACACACCTTGGCTTATGATAAAGGGTGGCGAGTACGAACGGAGTTCAAAGCTTATCAAGTGTTGAAGCAGAACCCTTTCTGGTGGACTCATCAACGACACGATGGAAAGTTGTGGAATCTGAACAATTACCGAACCGATATGATCCAAGCCTTGGGTGGTGTGGAGGGTATCCTTGAGCACACCCTGTTCAAAGGCACCTATTTCCCTACTTGGGAGGGTCTGTTCTGGGAGAAAGCTTCTGGGTTCGAGGAGTCCATGAAATACAAGAAACTCACCAATGCCCAACGATCTGGCTTGAATCAGATCCCCAATCGAAGATTCACTCTGTGGTGGTCTCCAACCATCAATCGCGCCAATGTGTACGTGGGTTTCCAAGTCCAATTGGACTTGACGGGCATCTTTATGCACGGCAAGATTCCCACCCTCAAGATTTCGTTGATTCAGATCTTCAGAGCTCatttgtggcagaaagtgcaCGAGTCCGTCGTCATGGACCTGTGTCAAGTGTTCGATCAAGAGCTAGATGCCTTGGAAATTGAGACCGTTCAGAAAGAGACTATTCATCCCCGGAAATCATACAAAATGAACTCGTCTTGTGCGGATATTCTTCTGTTTGCTGCATACAAATGGAATGTGTCTCGGCCTTCGTTATTGGCCGACTCCAAGGACGTCATGGACTCCACGACAACCACCAAGTTCTGGTTGGACGTTCAACTCAGATGGGGTGACTACGATTCCCACGATGTGGAACGTTACGCTCGGGCCAAGTTCCTGGATTACACCACAGACAACATGTCCATCTACCCGAGTCCTTGTGGTGTTTTGGTTGGTATTGATTTGGCCTACAACCTGCATTCAGCCTTTGGTAATTGGTTTCCAGGCAGCAAGCCGCTCATTCAACAAGCCATGGCCAAGATTATGAAGGCCAATCCGGCTTTGTATGTCTTGCGAGAGCGGATTCGTAAAGGCCTCCAGCTGTACTCTTCGGAACCCACCGAGCCTTATCTCTCGTCTCAGAACTACGGAGAGCTGTTTTCCAATCAGATTATTTGGTTCGTCGATGACACGAATGTGTACCGAGTGACGATTCACAAGACCTTCGAAGGTAATTTGACCACCAAACCCATCAATGGTgccattttcatcttcaatCCCAGAACTGGACAACTGTTCCTCAAGATCATTCACACATCTGTGTGGGCCGGACAGAAGCGTTTGGGACAATTGGCCAAGTGGAAAACCGCTGAAGAAGTGGCTGCCCTTATTCGCTCCTTGCCCGTGGAGGAACAACCCAAGCAAATTATCGTCACTCGAAAGGGCATGTTGGATCCTCTTGAGGTGCATTTGCTCGATTTCCCGAACATCGTGATCAAGGGTTCCGAATTGCAATTGCCCTTCCAAGCCTGTTTGAAGGTGGAAAAATTCGGCGATTTGATTCTCAAAGCCACCGAACCTCAAATGGTGTTATTCAACCTTTACGACGATTGGCTGAAGAACATTTCCTCGTACACAGCCTTCTCTAGATTGATCCTCATCCTCCGGGCGCTCCACGTGAACAATGACCGAACCAAGATCCTTCTTAAACCTGACAAGACCACGATCACGGAGCCTCATCATATCTGGCCCTCCCTCTCTGACGATGAATGGATCAAAGTGGAGGTGGCTCTGAAGGACTTGATTTTAGCCGATTACGGCAAGAAGAACAACGTCAACGTGGCCAGTTTGACTCAATCCGAAATCAGGGACATCATTCTCGGTATGGAAATTTCTGCTCCAAGTGCTCAGCGACAACAGATCGCGGAGAtcgaaaaacaaaccaaggaGCAATCCCAACTCACGGCCACTACCACGCGAACTGTGAACAAGCATGGTGACGAGATCATCACCTCAACGACGAGCAATTACGAGACCCAGCAGTTTGCCAGTAAAACGGAATGGCGAGTGCGAGCCATTTCGGCCACGAACCTCCATCTTCGAACCAATCACATCTACGTGTCGTCAGACGACATCAAAGAAACCGGATACACCTACATCTTGCCGAAAAATATTCTCAAGAAGTTTGTCATGATCTCGGATCTTCGAACGCAAATCAGTGGGTACCTGTATGGCATTTCTCCCCCCGACAACCCTCAGGTGAAGGAGATCCGGTGCATTGTGCTTCCGCCGCAATGGGGAACACATCAAACTGTCCACCTGCCGTCCATGCTGCCTCAgcacgaatatttgaaggaattgGAACCATTGGGATGGATGCACACGCAGCCCAACGAGCTGCCTCAACTCTCTCCACAGGATATCACCACACACGCCAAGGTCATGTCCGAACATGAGGAATGGGATGGCGAGAAGACCATCGTGATCACTTGCTCATTTACCCCAGGCTCATGCTCGCTCACCGCTTACAAGCTGACCCCCAGTGGGTTTGAATGGGGCAAACAAAACACGGACAAGGGCAACAATCCAAAAGGTTATTTGCCTTCGCATTATGAGAAGGTGCAAATGCTTCTCTCAGATCGATTCCTCGGGTTCTTTATGGTTCCCAGTCAAGGGTCGTGGAACTACAACTTCATGGGTGTGCGACACGAGGCGAGCATGAAATACGAGCTCTCCTTGAGGAACCCTAAGGAGTTCTATCACGAAGTTCATCGTCCATCTCATTTCCTCAATTTTGCCTCTCTTGAAGACGAGGGTGCAGATGGAAATGGCGCCGATCGAGATGATTTATTCGCTTAG